Proteins from a single region of Dyadobacter fanqingshengii:
- a CDS encoding SusC/RagA family TonB-linked outer membrane protein, producing the protein MKEKLFKTCSRGLIPLGFFLLFASLSAYAQQRTVTGKVSDEKDQGLPGVAVTVKGSTRGTNADAEGNFSVSGVQDTDVLVFSSIGYLKQEMSIGSKSVVDVKLVPDVANLEEVVVTALGISKESRKLGYAVTTIGGEVMTRARETNVANSLAGRVAGLNVKGTSSGAGGTAKILMRGMPSMNSGGSPLIVINGVPMDNTQRGSAGEWGGADGGDGIGNLNPDDIESMTVLKGQAASALFGARASNGVILVKTKAGKKGDFSVDYNLNYSLDQPRDMTDFQYEYGQGIGGAKPTTATLAQQTARMSWGAKLDGSQVIQFDGKNYAYSAQKDNVKNFYRIGSNFTNSVSVTKGGDNGSFRLSLANLDNKSIIENSGLDRKTVNLTADQNITKKLSINVMANYIDEKIKAKPILSDGPMNANNGMFLATNIDQRILAPGYNTETGKEIVFSDDEYVTNPYFVTNQFVNDVTRKRLISAVAVKYQFADWLYAQARMGYDNANDRIFKVTPWGTGFSNAGKGALDELSNAQRTELNVDGLVGFTKTFGADDFSIDAIVGANLRKNNYEKVQVGGSPFVLPYLYSWNNVVNFNRNYEVSNTEVQSAYYNVDLGYKGILNLSTTGRYDTYSTLPSAARSIFTPSVTGAFIFTDVLRIPELSFGKVRASYARTSGEPATAYGTAIYYGVGNAFNGVATGNFSDELPNLFLKPFTKSEVEFGLELKFFGNRLGLDLAYYEQKTKNEIMPANYSSATGYVRGVIGSGSVQNRGLEVMLTGSPVKTSKFDWNVSFNLTSVKNKILSTDADNNQITLGSNRATLGNAVTAFVVGEAGPQIRAYDYKYAGNGEIIVDASGLPVRSDQLKSYGSVLPTLYGGLNNDLRFGDLNLSFLVDYNFGNKILSATENYAYRRGLHKATLEGREGGITTGVSESGAANTVTATAQNYYTALSNNVTGLSVVDGDFIKLRQITLGYNLPAKMVEKWPLIRAVNISLVGRNLFYLMKKTTNIDPEATFGANLRYAGIEGTSLPASRNYGVNVNFKFK; encoded by the coding sequence ATGAAAGAAAAGCTATTTAAAACCTGTTCAAGGGGATTAATTCCTCTTGGGTTTTTTCTGCTGTTTGCTTCGTTATCGGCCTACGCCCAACAGCGGACTGTGACGGGTAAAGTGTCAGATGAGAAGGACCAGGGACTTCCTGGTGTGGCCGTTACCGTGAAGGGTTCTACCCGCGGAACCAATGCGGATGCAGAGGGAAATTTCTCAGTATCGGGCGTGCAAGACACCGATGTGCTGGTTTTCAGTTCGATAGGTTATTTGAAACAAGAAATGAGCATTGGCAGCAAATCAGTTGTGGATGTAAAATTGGTCCCTGATGTTGCCAACCTTGAAGAAGTAGTTGTAACTGCATTAGGTATTTCCAAAGAATCCAGAAAGCTGGGTTATGCGGTAACAACCATCGGTGGTGAGGTAATGACAAGAGCCCGCGAAACCAACGTAGCCAATTCATTGGCCGGACGCGTTGCTGGTTTGAACGTGAAAGGAACGAGCAGCGGGGCGGGCGGAACAGCCAAGATCCTGATGCGTGGTATGCCCAGTATGAACTCAGGCGGCTCGCCATTGATCGTGATCAACGGCGTTCCGATGGATAACACGCAGCGCGGAAGTGCAGGCGAATGGGGTGGCGCTGATGGCGGAGACGGAATCGGTAACCTCAACCCGGACGATATCGAGTCGATGACCGTTTTGAAAGGTCAGGCTGCGTCTGCGTTGTTTGGTGCGCGTGCATCCAACGGGGTTATTTTGGTTAAAACAAAAGCAGGTAAAAAAGGTGATTTTTCGGTTGATTACAACTTGAACTATTCATTGGATCAGCCTCGCGATATGACTGATTTTCAATACGAATACGGCCAGGGAATCGGCGGTGCCAAGCCAACTACGGCTACATTGGCGCAACAAACTGCACGTATGAGCTGGGGAGCAAAACTGGACGGCTCGCAAGTGATCCAGTTTGATGGCAAAAACTACGCTTACTCGGCGCAGAAGGACAATGTGAAAAATTTCTATCGCATAGGGTCCAACTTCACGAACAGCGTTTCAGTTACAAAAGGCGGTGATAACGGCTCATTCCGTCTGTCATTGGCAAACCTGGACAACAAGTCGATCATTGAAAACAGTGGTCTGGACAGAAAAACGGTTAACCTTACGGCTGATCAGAACATTACCAAGAAGCTGAGCATCAACGTAATGGCTAACTACATCGACGAAAAGATCAAGGCGAAGCCTATTTTGAGCGATGGTCCTATGAACGCCAACAACGGAATGTTCCTGGCTACAAACATTGATCAGCGCATCCTTGCTCCGGGTTACAATACAGAAACCGGCAAAGAGATCGTTTTCAGCGATGACGAGTATGTTACCAACCCATATTTTGTTACCAATCAATTTGTGAACGATGTAACGCGGAAGCGTTTGATCTCGGCAGTGGCGGTAAAATATCAGTTTGCTGACTGGCTTTACGCTCAGGCTAGAATGGGTTACGACAATGCCAATGACCGTATTTTCAAAGTAACGCCTTGGGGAACAGGTTTTTCCAATGCAGGAAAAGGCGCTTTGGATGAATTGTCCAATGCACAGCGGACAGAGCTTAACGTAGACGGTCTGGTTGGTTTTACCAAAACTTTCGGCGCTGACGATTTCAGCATTGACGCGATCGTTGGTGCGAACCTTCGCAAAAACAATTATGAAAAAGTGCAGGTTGGCGGTAGCCCTTTCGTGCTTCCGTATTTGTACAGCTGGAACAACGTCGTGAATTTCAACCGTAACTACGAAGTAAGTAATACAGAAGTTCAGTCTGCTTACTACAATGTTGACCTGGGTTACAAAGGCATCTTGAACCTGAGCACAACCGGACGTTACGACACTTACTCGACGTTGCCAAGCGCAGCAAGAAGCATTTTCACGCCTTCGGTTACGGGAGCATTCATTTTCACGGACGTTTTGCGGATTCCTGAACTGAGCTTTGGTAAAGTACGCGCATCGTACGCCCGCACAAGCGGTGAGCCTGCAACGGCTTATGGTACAGCCATTTACTACGGTGTTGGAAATGCATTCAATGGTGTAGCCACGGGTAATTTCAGCGACGAGCTTCCCAACTTGTTCCTGAAACCATTTACAAAGAGCGAAGTTGAATTTGGTCTTGAATTGAAATTCTTCGGAAACCGTTTGGGATTGGATCTTGCTTATTATGAACAAAAAACAAAAAACGAAATCATGCCTGCCAATTATAGCAGCGCAACCGGTTACGTGAGAGGTGTGATTGGATCGGGCTCTGTTCAAAACCGTGGTTTGGAAGTCATGTTGACGGGTTCACCAGTGAAAACGAGCAAATTTGATTGGAATGTTTCATTCAACCTGACCTCTGTTAAAAACAAGATCCTGAGCACAGATGCAGACAACAACCAGATCACTTTGGGATCTAACCGTGCAACATTGGGTAATGCTGTTACGGCGTTCGTAGTAGGAGAAGCTGGCCCGCAGATCCGTGCTTATGACTACAAATATGCAGGCAATGGCGAGATCATCGTGGATGCATCGGGCTTACCGGTTCGCAGCGACCAGCTGAAAAGCTACGGCAGCGTTTTGCCAACACTTTACGGTGGTTTGAACAACGATCTGCGTTTCGGTGACCTGAATTTGTCGTTCCTGGTTGACTACAATTTTGGAAACAAAATCCTCTCTGCAACTGAAAACTACGCTTACAGACGCGGATTGCACAAAGCAACACTGGAAGGCAGAGAAGGCGGCATCACAACAGGCGTATCTGAATCAGGCGCTGCCAATACGGTAACGGCCACTGCTCAGAATTACTACACTGCATTGTCCAACAATGTTACGGGTTTAAGCGTTGTTGACGGCGACTTTATCAAGCTACGCCAGATCACATTGGGCTATAATCTTCCCGCAAAAATGGTAGAGAAATGGCCTTTGATCCGTGCCGTGAACATTTCACTGGTAGGGCGGAATTTGTTTTACCTGATGAAGAAAACAACCAACATTGACCCGGAAGCAACTTTTGGAGCTAACCTGAGATATGCAGGTATTGAAGGAACCAGTTTGCCGGCATCACGCAACTACGGTGTGAACGTAAACTTCAAGTTTAAATGA
- a CDS encoding VCBS repeat-containing protein, with amino-acid sequence MNICRILLICLFFTSCQHKDTLFTLLKSSETGIDFNNYIKEDAENNVLAYGYFYNGGGVAAADFNNDGLVDLYFTGNMVANKLYLNKGDFEFEDVSEKSGAGLNEGWKTGVSLVDINDDGWIDIYVCRAGAQNPRLRSKLLYVNNGKTADGIPTFTEKATEYGLDDQSYTTQAVFFDYDRDGDTDCFLLNHSVQKYAGFSNLISSYREQRNEAYGNKLLRNDGGRFNNVTDSSGIVSNVLSFGLGVNINDFNNDGWQDIYIANDYNENDYLYLNQKDGKFKEVIREATGHVSLYSMGTDAADINNDGLTDIMTLDMLPATNERIKLTSGDDNYDKYQQLVRAGFHDQTSRNMLQLNNGVNANGVPVFSEIGQLAGVSNTDWSWAALMGDFDNDGWKDIFVSNGYARDYTNMEFLKYSTDMQVKAGQSGKMPTQMEIISQMPPIDEPDYIFQNQKGLTFAKKIAEWGFEKANQSNGAIYADLDNDGDLDIVTNNVNQKAFVYKNNAETKIESNYLKVKLESPRYAFMAGAKLTLYSDSLTQTQNFMPVRGFQSAQWDLVHFGLGNEDKIDSLIVTWADGSQQMLKNPTVNKPLTVKYSDAKKQLEQSSSKPPTYWEPVTAIDFKHLEDPRNDFRIQTLLPNMLSYQGPKMAQKDINGDGTDDFYMGGARGQAGNLFISQNGKWVKSLQPEFEGDAAYEDADAAFLDADGDGDEDLLIVSAGYELNPEDPLLIPRLYTNANGLFRRTSFPKLAGNAGTIAVSDFDKDGDLDVFLGVRVTPGRFPESAGGFIYTNDGKGNFTDQTARLAPQLAKVGMVTDAVFEDLNKDGYPELILTADWKPIQVFINKSGKLSDASAAYGTAGLNGCWNTIKPTDLDNDGDVDFVVGNMGANWQWNLTSPDSLALYAADYDNLQRLVPVIGVIENGEEMPYASRDELLDQIPSLKKKYTDYISYSKAKLSEILPGDKLKNAQKLSAKIFKSGILENRNGKLIFHELPIEAQFAPVYAISLFDVNLDGKQDIILGGNLKQTRVRIGKSDANLIQVFLNKGNLAFQYIPQARSGFFTTGEVRDLAIVTSGSVTHLLGAMNNASLVTYRFNKISPLE; translated from the coding sequence ATGAACATTTGCCGTATACTCCTCATTTGCTTGTTTTTTACGTCCTGCCAGCATAAAGACACGCTTTTTACGCTGCTTAAATCCAGTGAAACCGGCATCGATTTCAATAATTACATTAAGGAGGATGCGGAAAATAATGTGCTGGCTTACGGTTACTTTTACAATGGAGGAGGTGTTGCAGCGGCAGATTTCAATAATGACGGCCTGGTGGATCTTTACTTCACCGGAAATATGGTGGCCAATAAATTGTATCTCAATAAAGGAGATTTTGAGTTTGAAGACGTTTCTGAAAAATCCGGAGCAGGGCTGAATGAAGGCTGGAAAACGGGCGTTTCGCTCGTGGACATCAATGACGATGGCTGGATAGACATTTACGTTTGTCGCGCCGGCGCCCAGAACCCACGTTTGCGCAGCAAATTACTTTACGTCAATAATGGCAAAACCGCTGACGGCATTCCCACGTTTACGGAAAAGGCGACCGAATATGGCCTTGATGACCAATCGTATACCACACAAGCAGTATTTTTTGACTACGACCGCGACGGAGACACAGACTGTTTTTTGCTGAACCACTCCGTTCAGAAATATGCAGGTTTCAGTAATCTGATAAGCAGTTACCGCGAGCAGCGTAATGAAGCCTACGGCAATAAGCTGTTGCGTAATGATGGAGGCAGGTTTAATAATGTTACAGACTCCTCCGGCATTGTTTCCAATGTGCTGAGCTTTGGCCTTGGCGTGAATATCAATGATTTCAACAATGATGGCTGGCAGGACATTTACATCGCCAACGACTACAACGAGAACGATTATCTCTATCTCAACCAGAAAGACGGCAAGTTCAAAGAAGTGATCCGCGAAGCCACGGGCCACGTTTCGCTCTATTCCATGGGAACGGATGCAGCGGACATCAACAATGACGGCCTGACGGACATTATGACGCTGGATATGCTCCCCGCCACAAACGAGCGCATTAAGCTGACGTCCGGCGATGATAATTATGACAAATATCAGCAACTGGTCCGCGCCGGTTTTCATGACCAGACTTCCCGGAATATGCTGCAATTGAACAATGGTGTCAATGCCAACGGCGTGCCGGTTTTTAGTGAAATCGGGCAACTGGCGGGCGTTTCAAACACCGATTGGAGTTGGGCCGCGCTCATGGGTGACTTTGATAATGATGGCTGGAAGGACATTTTCGTTTCCAATGGTTACGCACGCGACTACACCAACATGGAGTTCCTGAAATACTCCACCGACATGCAGGTTAAGGCTGGCCAGAGCGGAAAGATGCCGACGCAAATGGAGATCATTTCCCAAATGCCGCCGATTGACGAGCCGGATTATATTTTCCAAAATCAGAAAGGGTTAACATTCGCCAAGAAAATTGCAGAATGGGGATTTGAAAAAGCCAATCAATCCAACGGCGCCATTTATGCTGATCTGGATAATGATGGCGATCTGGACATTGTGACCAATAATGTGAACCAGAAGGCTTTTGTATACAAAAACAATGCGGAAACGAAGATTGAAAGCAATTATCTGAAAGTCAAGCTGGAATCGCCCAGATACGCATTCATGGCAGGAGCGAAACTGACGCTTTACTCCGATTCGCTTACGCAAACTCAGAATTTTATGCCCGTCCGCGGGTTCCAGTCGGCGCAATGGGACCTGGTGCATTTTGGATTAGGAAATGAGGATAAAATAGATTCGTTAATCGTTACCTGGGCAGACGGAAGCCAGCAAATGTTAAAGAATCCGACTGTTAACAAGCCGCTAACCGTAAAATATTCCGACGCTAAAAAGCAGCTAGAACAATCTTCAAGCAAACCACCTACTTATTGGGAGCCCGTAACGGCCATCGATTTCAAACATTTGGAGGATCCCAGGAATGACTTCCGGATACAGACATTGCTCCCCAATATGCTCAGTTACCAGGGCCCGAAAATGGCACAAAAAGACATTAACGGCGACGGAACGGATGATTTTTACATGGGTGGCGCACGCGGACAGGCAGGCAATCTATTTATCAGTCAAAACGGGAAATGGGTTAAATCTTTACAGCCAGAATTTGAAGGAGATGCAGCGTATGAGGATGCGGACGCAGCATTTCTGGATGCAGACGGCGATGGCGATGAGGATTTGCTGATAGTCAGTGCTGGTTATGAGCTTAATCCGGAAGATCCGCTGCTGATTCCGAGATTGTATACCAATGCGAATGGTCTGTTTAGAAGAACTTCTTTCCCTAAACTGGCTGGCAATGCAGGAACAATAGCTGTTTCGGATTTCGATAAGGATGGTGACCTGGATGTTTTCCTGGGGGTGCGCGTAACGCCGGGGCGATTTCCTGAAAGTGCTGGCGGTTTTATATATACCAATGATGGAAAAGGAAATTTCACTGATCAGACCGCGCGCCTGGCGCCCCAGTTAGCAAAAGTCGGCATGGTGACAGACGCTGTTTTTGAGGATCTGAACAAAGACGGCTATCCCGAACTGATCCTCACTGCCGATTGGAAGCCTATTCAGGTTTTCATAAATAAATCAGGAAAACTGTCTGACGCCAGCGCCGCGTACGGAACTGCGGGATTGAATGGTTGCTGGAATACGATCAAGCCGACCGATCTGGACAATGATGGCGACGTTGATTTTGTGGTCGGGAACATGGGCGCAAACTGGCAATGGAACCTTACATCTCCCGATAGTCTGGCTCTTTACGCTGCGGATTACGACAACCTGCAAAGGCTTGTGCCAGTCATTGGCGTGATCGAAAATGGTGAAGAAATGCCGTACGCAAGCCGCGACGAGTTATTGGATCAGATTCCGTCGCTCAAAAAGAAATACACAGACTACATTTCCTACTCCAAGGCGAAGCTCTCGGAAATCCTTCCCGGCGACAAATTGAAAAACGCACAAAAACTGAGTGCCAAAATCTTTAAAAGCGGCATTCTGGAAAACCGGAACGGGAAGCTCATCTTTCATGAATTGCCAATCGAAGCGCAGTTTGCGCCCGTTTATGCGATTTCGCTTTTTGATGTAAATCTCGATGGTAAACAAGACATTATCCTCGGAGGAAATCTGAAACAAACGCGGGTCCGGATCGGTAAAAGCGATGCAAACCTGATCCAGGTGTTTCTGAACAAAGGCAATCTCGCATTTCAATATATTCCGCAGGCCAGGAGTGGATTTTTCACAACAGGCGAAGTCCGGGATCTGGCTATTGTAACTTCCGGTTCAGTAACGCATTTGTTGGGGGCAATGAATAATGCAAGTTTGGTCACCTACCGGTTCAACAAAATCTCACCTCTCGAATAG
- a CDS encoding SusD/RagB family nutrient-binding outer membrane lipoprotein, with protein MKRSYKILSFALLTTVAAATYSCTGNFEEINTNPTKLTELDESGTENAYAAAQYRSIFAAWQTYQSLFADLQGQYFANVAQGFSSDRNVMVGNWLNGAWNDFYGTAIPALLGVLENTGPGGKYENPGKFAMANIWKVYMYLPRTDYWGPIPYSKVGSGEASVPYDSQEFIYKDFITTLKASTATLETLKGTKVFGSVDQIYAGDVNKWILFANTLRLRIAMRMSEAEPALAKTEAESAAAAGTLATNADDAFLKVTPNSFNPMNQATAWNEFRMSAAMESVLKGYSDPRISKYYAPVPGTTNTFKGLRNGYTQGELGQPINAASATSNVADAFLPAVQGTNPFAIMYASEAYFLKAEGALKGWNMGTGTAKDFYEKGIEIAMKQWGIADAAAITAYINGTTPPVALADFVKSPALTDVPVKFSTVPAKQLEQIITQKWLANYPNGHEAWAEYRRTGYPKLYARINSDNPDSPKDAVVRRTPYVDSEKQTNQAAVTEAISLLGGPDNSATRLWWDKP; from the coding sequence ATGAAAAGGAGCTATAAAATATTATCGTTCGCTCTCCTTACAACTGTCGCAGCGGCAACTTATTCCTGCACGGGAAATTTTGAGGAGATCAATACAAATCCAACCAAGCTGACTGAACTGGATGAGTCCGGAACAGAAAATGCATATGCAGCAGCGCAATACCGGTCTATTTTTGCAGCCTGGCAAACTTACCAGAGCCTTTTCGCGGATTTGCAGGGCCAGTACTTTGCCAATGTAGCGCAAGGTTTCTCTTCGGATCGCAATGTAATGGTGGGTAACTGGCTCAATGGAGCCTGGAATGACTTCTACGGCACAGCCATTCCTGCATTACTGGGTGTTCTGGAAAATACAGGCCCTGGCGGCAAGTATGAAAATCCAGGTAAGTTTGCGATGGCAAATATTTGGAAAGTATACATGTATTTGCCAAGAACAGACTATTGGGGACCCATTCCTTATTCCAAAGTAGGCAGTGGAGAAGCATCTGTGCCGTATGACAGCCAGGAATTCATTTACAAGGATTTCATTACAACATTGAAAGCTTCAACAGCTACCCTGGAAACGCTGAAAGGCACGAAAGTTTTTGGCTCGGTAGACCAGATTTATGCGGGAGATGTTAATAAATGGATCCTGTTTGCCAACACATTGAGACTAAGGATTGCCATGCGAATGTCCGAAGCAGAGCCTGCATTGGCAAAAACGGAGGCTGAATCCGCCGCCGCTGCCGGAACATTGGCAACCAATGCAGACGATGCTTTCCTAAAAGTAACGCCCAACTCGTTCAATCCTATGAACCAGGCTACTGCCTGGAACGAATTTCGGATGAGCGCGGCAATGGAAAGCGTATTGAAAGGTTACTCAGATCCCCGGATCAGCAAATATTATGCACCGGTGCCAGGAACAACCAATACTTTTAAAGGATTGCGCAACGGTTATACACAGGGAGAGCTGGGCCAGCCGATCAATGCTGCAAGCGCCACTTCCAATGTTGCAGATGCATTTTTGCCGGCAGTGCAGGGCACTAATCCGTTTGCGATCATGTACGCTTCCGAGGCTTATTTCCTAAAAGCAGAAGGTGCATTGAAAGGATGGAATATGGGCACGGGAACAGCAAAGGATTTCTACGAAAAAGGAATTGAAATTGCTATGAAGCAGTGGGGAATTGCGGATGCAGCGGCGATTACAGCTTACATCAATGGCACAACGCCTCCGGTTGCTCTGGCTGATTTTGTAAAATCTCCTGCTTTGACGGATGTTCCCGTTAAATTCTCAACAGTCCCTGCGAAACAGCTTGAACAGATAATCACGCAGAAATGGCTTGCCAACTATCCAAACGGTCACGAAGCATGGGCGGAGTATCGCAGAACAGGTTATCCTAAACTATATGCCCGTATCAACTCTGATAATCCTGATTCACCAAAAGACGCAGTGGTGAGACGTACGCCATATGTCGACAGTGAAAAGCAGACGAACCAAGCGGCCGTTACCGAGGCCATTTCGCTGCTCGGCGGACCAGATAACTCAGCGACCAGACTTTGGTGGGATAAGCCTTAA
- a CDS encoding SusC/RagA family TonB-linked outer membrane protein, which translates to MKRGLQCLLLTLLVTALFNSVSMAQDRQLTGKVNDENGAGIPGANILIKGTTRGTNTDAEGTFTITMGATGTLIISSVGYSSKEVEVTSAVSNVNVNLEPDVRNLGEVVVTALGISKEQKTLSYATQMINTDNFSKARELNVANSLSGRVAGLDIVRSSSGVGGSSRVVLRGDRSITGNNQALIVVDGVPIDNSNFSPGNANGGRDASDGLSSINPDDIESINVLRGASATALYGSRAANGALLITTKKGAVRKGVGVNISSTFQMEQAMELQKFQNVYGQGVEGKFQPNSEFSWGPKMDGQQVAAWGPDPDNKGKTYAYSPQPNSYKDFYSTGTSLANSVSLTAGNEKVQTYFSYTNTSAKGVVSNNKLNRNNFNLRLSSQITSKLSFDGKVTYLSEKIENRQQTGEAFANLQRHILRLPRSISLDQAKDFEYVDPATGKTLQNYWNPGSNGGQNPYWIKNRVLALDNRDRIYGFTSLNYKATPWLTVMGRAGYDKYIDKFEGKWYTNTYTIADFGDYQTNWRDNSELNLDLFALVSKQFSENFKLDATVGGNILQRDYVNHQTLNNGLNRDNLFVTTNARNSVTNRTVTQTRKQGVFASADLIWRDALTLSASARNDWSSTLPTENQSYFFPSVGAAAVLSSLFNLPQAISFAKIRGSYALTGNDASPYLLAQTYSYVAGGNTGYIVRDNIKPFPSLKPELTTAREIGLEAKFLQNRIGFDVTLYSSNSKNQLFQVPLSRASGWSFEYINAGDVKNSGIEVTFNVAPIKTESFSWNLDLNYARNVNEVVKLSDRVATLPLASDFMNFVRAEEGKALGQIYSRGFQRDDQGRIKVGANGIPLVTASTTVPLGTSRPSWTGGVTNRFSYKGFNLSFLISGRIGGVVTSFTNAVIYADGVTEETLAGRDGMVVEGVQTDGSANTVSTTAEAYWKFVGGRNTPIGEAFTYSASNIRLREATLGYSIPASVLAKSPFQGASLSIVGRNLFFLMNKAKGFDPELVAGSANTTVGLESFSMPSTRSLGVSLNLTF; encoded by the coding sequence ATGAAAAGAGGTCTACAATGCCTGCTGCTCACGCTACTTGTGACAGCACTATTTAATTCCGTTTCAATGGCCCAGGACCGGCAGCTTACCGGGAAGGTCAACGACGAGAACGGAGCAGGAATACCCGGCGCAAACATCCTCATTAAAGGGACAACCCGAGGAACCAATACAGATGCGGAGGGGACATTCACAATCACAATGGGAGCAACAGGAACGCTCATCATTTCTTCCGTAGGTTATTCATCCAAAGAGGTTGAAGTTACATCGGCGGTTTCCAACGTTAATGTGAATCTAGAACCTGATGTTCGGAATCTTGGTGAAGTGGTTGTAACGGCCCTGGGGATCTCAAAAGAGCAAAAAACACTGAGTTACGCAACTCAGATGATCAATACCGACAACTTTTCAAAAGCACGCGAATTGAATGTTGCCAATTCGCTTTCGGGGCGTGTTGCTGGTTTGGACATTGTGCGTTCTTCCTCCGGCGTAGGTGGATCGAGTCGCGTGGTTTTGCGTGGTGACCGTTCTATCACTGGAAATAACCAGGCTTTGATCGTAGTGGATGGTGTTCCAATTGATAACTCCAATTTCAGCCCGGGCAACGCCAACGGTGGCCGCGACGCCAGCGATGGTCTTTCCAGCATTAACCCGGATGACATCGAATCGATCAACGTATTGAGAGGAGCGTCTGCGACTGCATTGTACGGAAGCCGCGCTGCGAACGGCGCTCTTTTGATCACAACCAAAAAAGGTGCGGTGAGAAAAGGAGTTGGTGTGAATATAAGCAGCACATTCCAAATGGAGCAAGCGATGGAATTGCAAAAATTTCAGAATGTTTATGGTCAGGGTGTTGAAGGTAAATTTCAGCCCAACAGCGAATTTAGCTGGGGTCCTAAAATGGACGGACAGCAAGTGGCTGCCTGGGGGCCGGATCCGGACAACAAAGGCAAAACCTATGCATATTCTCCACAACCTAATTCCTATAAGGATTTTTATTCAACAGGAACATCCCTGGCCAATTCAGTTTCTCTGACAGCCGGCAATGAAAAAGTGCAGACTTACTTTTCCTACACGAATACATCAGCCAAGGGAGTTGTGTCCAATAACAAATTGAACAGGAATAACTTCAATTTACGTTTGTCGAGCCAGATCACAAGCAAGCTGAGCTTCGATGGTAAAGTGACCTACCTGAGCGAAAAAATTGAAAACAGACAGCAAACGGGAGAAGCGTTCGCAAATTTACAACGCCACATTCTGCGTCTTCCAAGAAGCATTTCCTTAGACCAGGCCAAGGATTTCGAATATGTAGATCCGGCAACCGGAAAGACGCTGCAAAATTACTGGAACCCGGGTTCTAATGGTGGTCAAAACCCTTACTGGATCAAAAACCGCGTCCTTGCGCTTGATAACCGCGACCGGATTTACGGATTTACCTCTCTTAATTACAAAGCCACTCCGTGGTTGACTGTAATGGGCCGCGCCGGATATGATAAGTATATCGATAAGTTTGAAGGTAAATGGTATACCAACACATACACGATCGCAGATTTCGGGGATTACCAGACCAACTGGAGAGACAATTCGGAATTGAACCTTGATTTGTTTGCCCTGGTAAGCAAGCAGTTTAGTGAAAACTTTAAACTGGATGCAACGGTGGGTGGTAACATATTACAACGCGATTATGTCAATCACCAAACCCTGAATAACGGGTTGAACCGCGATAATTTGTTTGTAACAACCAATGCCAGAAACTCTGTCACCAACAGGACCGTTACACAAACCCGCAAGCAAGGCGTATTTGCATCAGCGGATTTGATCTGGAGAGATGCATTGACGCTTTCTGCGTCTGCCAGAAATGACTGGTCATCCACATTGCCCACGGAAAACCAATCTTACTTTTTCCCATCCGTTGGCGCTGCTGCGGTTTTGAGCAGCTTGTTCAACCTTCCGCAAGCCATTTCTTTTGCCAAGATCAGAGGAAGCTATGCGTTAACGGGTAATGATGCAAGCCCATATCTTTTAGCGCAAACTTACTCTTACGTGGCGGGAGGAAATACCGGTTATATCGTCAGGGATAACATTAAGCCGTTCCCTAGCTTGAAGCCGGAATTAACAACAGCGCGGGAAATTGGTTTGGAAGCGAAATTCCTTCAAAACAGAATCGGTTTTGATGTTACATTATATAGCAGCAATTCCAAAAACCAATTGTTCCAGGTTCCACTATCTCGTGCATCGGGATGGAGCTTTGAATACATTAATGCGGGTGATGTGAAAAACAGCGGTATCGAAGTGACATTCAATGTGGCGCCGATCAAAACGGAAAGTTTTTCCTGGAACCTTGATCTGAATTATGCTAGGAATGTGAATGAAGTGGTGAAGTTGTCCGACAGGGTTGCCACACTTCCCCTCGCCTCCGACTTTATGAACTTCGTTCGTGCGGAAGAAGGAAAAGCACTTGGTCAGATTTACAGCCGGGGCTTTCAAAGAGACGACCAGGGACGCATCAAGGTGGGAGCCAATGGTATTCCCCTTGTAACGGCCAGCACAACGGTTCCATTAGGCACTTCGCGTCCAAGCTGGACTGGCGGTGTTACAAACCGTTTCAGCTATAAGGGCTTTAATTTAAGCTTCCTGATCAGCGGAAGAATCGGTGGAGTGGTTACTTCATTTACCAACGCCGTAATCTATGCGGACGGTGTAACAGAAGAAACACTCGCCGGACGTGACGGAATGGTTGTAGAAGGCGTACAGACTGACGGAAGTGCGAATACAGTTTCAACAACTGCGGAGGCTTACTGGAAATTTGTCGGTGGTCGTAACACACCAATCGGTGAGGCTTTTACATACAGTGCTTCCAACATCAGGCTAAGAGAAGCTACGCTGGGTTATAGCATTCCTGCGAGCGTGCTGGCGAAATCGCCTTTCCAGGGAGCTTCACTTTCCATCGTGGGTCGTAACCTGTTCTTCCTGATGAACAAGGCAAAAGGTTTTGACCCTGAGCTGGTTGCGGGATCGGCCAATACAACTGTTGGTTTGGAATCGTTCTCGATGCCATCCACGCGCTCATTGGGTGTAAGTCTTAATTTGACATTCTAA